One part of the Anaerolineales bacterium genome encodes these proteins:
- a CDS encoding PaaI family thioesterase — MSIAFQDQYLDARADCWGCGRNNHHGLHIKSYWDGEEAVAHYTPAEHFSGHKGVLNGGIIATLVDCHCIGLCMAHAHRTEGRVIGTQPLITYVTGSLKVDYLKPTPLNGQPLELRARVERVEGRKTFVRCSLLAGGVETARGEVLGVRIPEPPEQP, encoded by the coding sequence ATGTCGATTGCCTTTCAGGACCAATACCTTGACGCCCGCGCCGACTGCTGGGGCTGCGGACGCAACAACCACCACGGGCTGCACATCAAAAGCTACTGGGACGGCGAGGAAGCCGTAGCCCACTACACCCCCGCCGAGCACTTCAGCGGGCACAAGGGTGTGCTCAACGGCGGCATCATCGCCACCCTGGTGGATTGCCACTGCATCGGCCTGTGCATGGCCCACGCCCACCGCACTGAAGGGCGCGTGATCGGTACCCAGCCGCTCATCACCTACGTCACTGGTTCCCTCAAGGTGGATTACCTGAAGCCCACCCCGCTCAACGGCCAGCCGCTGGAGCTGCGCGCCCGGGTGGAGCGCGTGGAAGGCCGCAAAACCTTCGTGCGCTGCAGCCTGCTGGCCGGCGGCGTGGAGACCGCCCGCGGCGAGGTGTTGGGCGTGCGCATCCCTGAGCCCCCGGAGCAGCCATGA
- a CDS encoding ABC transporter permease, with product MKRPSTTWLLVLPGVLLSVFLGLPVAAMLLEGLTPDLLTRLSQAQAVSALRLSLSTSLASTLLAIVLGAPLAFALARWRFRGKALIELIVDLPIVLPPSVAGLALLLAFGRRGLLGGSLVAWGVSLPFTTLAVVLAQLFVAAPLFVRAARLGFINVDKELEESAVTEGASNWQLFRYVMVPTAGTSLISGGLLCLARALGEFGATLLFAGNLMGRTQTMPLAIYIGLESDRGVAIALSLILLGVSAVLLALLRSLEQNWRPG from the coding sequence GTGAAGCGTCCATCCACCACCTGGCTGCTGGTGCTTCCCGGCGTGCTGCTGAGCGTGTTCCTGGGCCTGCCGGTGGCGGCCATGCTGCTGGAAGGCCTGACGCCCGACCTGCTGACGCGGCTGAGCCAGGCGCAGGCCGTCTCGGCCCTGCGCCTGAGCCTGAGCACCAGCCTGGCCAGCACGCTGCTAGCGATCGTGCTGGGCGCGCCGCTGGCGTTCGCCCTGGCGCGCTGGCGCTTCCGCGGCAAGGCGCTGATCGAGCTCATCGTAGACCTGCCCATCGTGCTGCCGCCCTCGGTGGCAGGCTTGGCGCTGCTACTGGCGTTTGGCCGCCGCGGCCTGCTGGGCGGCAGCCTGGTGGCTTGGGGCGTCAGCCTGCCGTTCACCACGCTGGCGGTGGTGCTGGCCCAGCTGTTCGTAGCCGCTCCGCTGTTCGTGCGGGCGGCACGCCTGGGCTTTATTAATGTAGACAAGGAGCTCGAGGAATCAGCCGTTACCGAGGGCGCCAGCAACTGGCAGCTCTTTCGCTATGTCATGGTGCCCACCGCTGGCACCAGCCTGATCAGCGGTGGGCTGCTGTGTCTGGCGCGGGCGCTGGGCGAGTTCGGCGCCACCCTGCTGTTCGCCGGCAATCTCATGGGGCGCACGCAGACTATGCCGCTGGCTATTTACATCGGCCTGGAGAGCGACCGCGGCGTCGCCATCGCCCTCTCGCTGATCCTGCTGGGCGTATCGGCCGTGCTGTTGGCCTTGCTGCGCAGCCTGGAGCAGAACTGGAGGCCCGGCTAA
- a CDS encoding HD-GYP domain-containing protein has translation MGNLSRRFSGLLTYRNPFLGIFLPLLLYIILRYLIPQHDLHLQHPAEHFQIVSATSLFSLLIAIVVGVIGIRQRNLQVLYVSLAFISLAGLFSVHGLATPGFLLGPNALVGVAVQLALLTTSFWLLISALPTTHRINSLLGRRPSLLLTAYVLALLAFGLYALRQPDIVNWIPVNQNPLRYFATAVTLFMASIAFWRYWRSYRYTSFPFQLAVTYTAGWIAVSQLIVITGQTFYLSWWIYHFLLLGCVLVCIIGLARQYRRPGTPMLALQGLFSANPEEQIQAGIGEPVRNLVRATEIRDPYTAGHQHRVAHGALRLGQALALRPEQLRALVQGGEMHDVGKLQVSREILNKTGPLTPEERKAIEAHTTAGYEMCAGLGLMGDELAIVRWHHERMDGTGYPDRLPGEQIPLLARIMAVSDVFDALTSSRAYRHAWSVDEALSYMQQNSGTQFDPQLVTVWLQLVHDGQIRLMHS, from the coding sequence ATGGGCAATTTATCGCGGCGCTTCTCGGGTTTGCTGACCTATCGCAATCCGTTTCTAGGGATCTTCCTCCCTCTTCTGCTGTACATCATTCTCCGTTATCTGATCCCGCAACACGATCTGCATCTGCAGCACCCCGCAGAGCATTTTCAGATCGTCAGCGCTACCTCGCTGTTCTCGCTACTCATCGCCATCGTAGTTGGCGTGATCGGCATCCGCCAGCGCAACCTGCAGGTGCTTTATGTCTCGCTGGCCTTCATTTCGCTTGCAGGGCTGTTCAGTGTCCATGGGCTCGCCACGCCGGGCTTTCTGCTTGGCCCCAACGCCCTGGTTGGCGTGGCCGTGCAGCTGGCTCTACTTACAACCAGCTTCTGGCTGTTGATCTCAGCCTTGCCCACCACTCACCGGATCAATAGCTTGCTTGGCCGCAGGCCAAGTTTGTTGCTTACAGCTTACGTACTTGCCTTGCTTGCTTTCGGCCTGTACGCCCTGCGCCAGCCAGACATTGTGAATTGGATCCCGGTCAACCAGAACCCTTTGCGCTACTTCGCCACGGCAGTGACCTTATTCATGGCCAGCATAGCCTTCTGGCGTTATTGGCGCTCATACCGTTACACAAGCTTCCCCTTCCAGCTGGCCGTCACATACACGGCCGGCTGGATCGCCGTTTCGCAGCTCATCGTCATCACCGGGCAGACTTTCTATCTGAGCTGGTGGATCTATCACTTCCTGCTGCTGGGCTGCGTCCTGGTGTGCATCATTGGCCTGGCGCGCCAATACCGCCGCCCGGGTACGCCCATGCTGGCACTGCAAGGCCTGTTCAGCGCCAATCCTGAAGAGCAGATCCAGGCTGGCATCGGCGAGCCGGTGCGCAACCTGGTGCGCGCCACCGAGATCCGTGACCCGTACACCGCCGGCCACCAGCACCGCGTGGCCCACGGCGCATTGCGCCTGGGCCAGGCGCTGGCGCTGCGGCCGGAGCAACTGCGCGCGCTGGTGCAGGGCGGCGAGATGCACGACGTGGGCAAGCTGCAAGTTTCCCGCGAGATCCTCAACAAGACCGGCCCGCTGACCCCCGAGGAGCGCAAGGCCATCGAGGCCCACACCACGGCCGGCTACGAGATGTGCGCCGGCCTGGGCCTGATGGGTGATGAGCTGGCCATCGTGCGCTGGCACCACGAACGCATGGATGGCACTGGCTACCCGGATCGGCTACCCGGTGAGCAGATCCCGCTGCTGGCCCGCATCATGGCGGTCAGCGATGTGTTCGACGCGCTCACCTCCAGCCGGGCCTACCGGCACGCCTGGTCAGTGGACGAGGCCCTCAGCTACATGCAGCAGAACAGCGGCACCCAGTTCGACCCGCAGCTGGTGACCGTCTGGCTGCAGCTGGTGCACGACGGCCAGATACGCTTGATGCATTCGTAA
- a CDS encoding cold-shock protein, translating to MAERVTGEVKWFNATKGFGFIKRDDGEDVFVHFSAIVGEGYRSLEEGQRVEFVVVQGQKGPQAQDVTPVLS from the coding sequence ATGGCTGAACGCGTAACTGGCGAAGTCAAGTGGTTTAACGCCACCAAGGGTTTTGGCTTCATCAAACGTGATGATGGCGAAGATGTGTTTGTACACTTCAGCGCCATTGTCGGTGAGGGCTATCGCTCCTTGGAGGAAGGCCAGCGAGTTGAGTTCGTTGTTGTCCAGGGCCAAAAAGGCCCCCAGGCGCAAGACGTTACTCCTGTACTTTCCTAA
- a CDS encoding response regulator, whose product MPKILVIEDMPDSAELAAQILRRYGHDVYIAPTGEEGLKLAIEHKPDLIVYDYWLPDINAQTFLTRLRTVAGLERTPVLACTATPAAALQPSLGENGFSGLLHKPYRVSSFMEAVDAQLA is encoded by the coding sequence ATGCCAAAAATCCTAGTAATCGAGGATATGCCAGATAGCGCCGAGCTGGCCGCTCAGATATTGCGCCGCTATGGCCATGATGTGTATATCGCGCCCACTGGCGAAGAAGGGCTCAAACTGGCCATCGAGCACAAACCTGATCTGATCGTCTATGACTACTGGCTGCCGGATATAAACGCCCAGACTTTTCTAACCCGTCTGCGCACCGTAGCCGGGCTGGAACGCACGCCGGTGCTGGCCTGCACGGCCACCCCGGCCGCCGCGCTGCAGCCCAGCCTGGGCGAGAACGGCTTCAGCGGCCTGCTGCACAAGCCATACCGCGTCAGCAGCTTTATGGAAGCAGTAGACGCCCAGCTGGCCTGA
- a CDS encoding sigma-70 family RNA polymerase sigma factor: MANSKQLVREEQIVREAINGGQQAFAVLYDAYVDSIFRFIYIRVEDQQTAEDITSGVFLRAWEKLGKYQQRGLPFRAWLFRIARNAVIDHYRTRKEVAPLEAAINVTDKNAHSVSDGVALKLEAENILNLMHHLTEDQRNVLTLKLVHGLDTEEVAKILGKRQGAVRALQMRGLQTLAKLMEN, encoded by the coding sequence TTGGCAAATAGCAAGCAACTGGTTCGCGAAGAACAAATCGTTCGCGAAGCCATCAACGGTGGGCAGCAAGCCTTCGCGGTGCTATACGACGCTTATGTCGATAGCATCTTTCGTTTTATCTACATCCGCGTCGAAGACCAACAGACCGCGGAAGACATCACCTCCGGGGTCTTTCTGCGTGCATGGGAGAAACTGGGCAAGTACCAGCAGCGCGGCCTACCCTTCCGGGCCTGGTTGTTCCGCATTGCGCGCAATGCGGTGATCGACCATTACCGCACTCGTAAGGAAGTCGCCCCGCTGGAAGCGGCGATCAATGTCACCGATAAGAATGCCCACTCCGTTTCGGACGGGGTGGCGCTCAAACTGGAAGCTGAGAATATTCTTAACTTAATGCACCATCTCACCGAGGACCAGCGTAACGTCTTGACCCTCAAGCTCGTTCATGGTCTTGATACAGAAGAAGTGGCAAAAATTTTAGGCAAGCGTCAGGGGGCCGTACGGGCTTTGCAAATGCGGGGGTTGCAAACCCTGGCCAAACTGATGGAGAACTAG
- a CDS encoding HAMP domain-containing protein: MSFLRRFYVPLLVQITVPYLLLALAVSAGATYIASNLILESVEERFANQLIATGVQVQESLVRKEAEVLVNLRLLSNIQGVGEAVQARSAGDLEVQLLPVALNNGVEYLAVLSSSGQVLLSMEMIMGGYNAVEPPAGLANQLLVRNVLAGVVDDSGDKFTAVLDFPEGPILTLSGPINQQGEVVGVLLVGRRVDSLANALREESLAQVSFYRTDGQVLTSTLAEARPLTNVQAEVVLSNQDSGSLILPLEDASISYSEIHTVWAVRGQAEGIVGVSLATNFLVQATQLTRNNALLLTTGSAVLVMLVGLWTAGRITEPISRLKAAAQQAAAGNLHVSVPAQGRDEIGVLAESFNHMLGSLNESKQELLEAYEKTIEGWARATDLRDHETEGHSRRVAELTVALARSMGIGEEALVDIRRGALLHDIGKIAVPDSILLKAGRLTNEQLAVMRRHPERAREFIEQIGFLKPALTIPYCHHERWDGTGYPRGLKGTQIPLEARIFAVVDVWDALISDRPYRNAMAPENAMAYIVEQSGRHFDPSVVEAFRKLMSR; encoded by the coding sequence ATGTCATTCCTGCGTAGGTTCTATGTACCTCTGTTGGTGCAGATCACGGTGCCATATCTGCTGCTGGCGCTTGCCGTTTCTGCTGGGGCAACCTATATCGCTTCCAATCTCATTTTGGAATCGGTTGAGGAGCGCTTTGCCAACCAGTTGATCGCCACGGGGGTGCAAGTGCAGGAGAGCCTGGTGCGAAAAGAGGCTGAAGTGTTGGTAAACCTGCGCTTGCTCAGCAACATTCAGGGAGTAGGCGAAGCTGTCCAGGCGCGCAGCGCAGGGGATCTGGAAGTTCAATTATTGCCAGTAGCGCTAAACAATGGAGTGGAGTATCTGGCTGTGTTGTCTTCCAGTGGGCAGGTGCTGCTTAGCATGGAAATGATCATGGGCGGCTATAACGCAGTTGAGCCGCCGGCGGGACTGGCGAACCAGTTATTAGTAAGGAATGTGCTGGCAGGGGTAGTGGATGACAGCGGCGATAAGTTCACTGCCGTTCTGGACTTCCCGGAGGGCCCCATATTGACTCTCAGCGGCCCTATAAACCAGCAGGGCGAGGTAGTTGGCGTGCTCTTAGTGGGAAGGCGCGTGGATAGCCTGGCAAATGCTCTGCGCGAGGAAAGCCTGGCGCAAGTGAGCTTTTACCGGACAGACGGCCAGGTACTGACAAGTACTCTGGCTGAGGCGCGCCCGCTGACCAACGTGCAGGCTGAAGTTGTGCTGAGCAACCAAGACAGCGGCAGCCTGATCCTGCCACTGGAAGACGCCAGCATCAGTTACAGCGAAATTCACACTGTGTGGGCAGTGCGAGGCCAGGCTGAAGGTATTGTTGGTGTTTCATTGGCGACCAACTTTCTGGTGCAGGCCACCCAGCTTACGCGCAATAACGCATTGTTGCTTACCACAGGCTCAGCCGTGCTGGTGATGTTGGTGGGTTTGTGGACCGCCGGGCGCATCACAGAGCCGATCAGCCGCCTAAAGGCCGCTGCCCAGCAGGCGGCTGCTGGTAATCTGCACGTCAGCGTGCCGGCCCAGGGCCGGGATGAGATCGGCGTGCTGGCAGAGTCCTTCAATCATATGCTGGGAAGCCTCAACGAATCCAAGCAGGAATTGCTTGAGGCTTACGAAAAGACGATCGAAGGCTGGGCGCGGGCGACCGACCTGCGCGACCACGAAACCGAAGGTCACAGCCGCCGCGTGGCCGAGCTGACCGTGGCGCTGGCTCGCAGCATGGGCATTGGTGAAGAGGCACTGGTGGATATCCGCCGCGGGGCGTTGCTGCATGATATTGGCAAGATCGCCGTGCCGGATTCAATCCTATTGAAGGCCGGCAGATTGACAAATGAACAATTGGCAGTCATGCGCAGGCACCCTGAACGTGCGCGTGAGTTTATTGAGCAAATTGGCTTCCTAAAGCCCGCGCTAACTATTCCATACTGCCATCACGAGCGCTGGGATGGTACCGGTTACCCAAGAGGGTTGAAAGGCACCCAGATACCGCTCGAGGCGCGTATCTTTGCAGTTGTTGATGTATGGGATGCGCTTATTTCAGACAGACCATATCGCAATGCCATGGCGCCGGAAAATGCAATGGCTTACATTGTTGAGCAATCAGGCCGCCACTTTGATCCAAGCGTGGTGGAGGCATTTCGTAAATTGATGAGCCGTTAG
- a CDS encoding cold-shock protein, whose protein sequence is MAEKEKGTVKWFNSAKGYGFLERDSGGDIFVHFSAIVAEGFRTLKEGQRVEFVVGDSDKGPQAQDVAVID, encoded by the coding sequence ATGGCAGAGAAGGAAAAGGGGACGGTCAAGTGGTTTAACAGCGCGAAAGGGTACGGATTTCTGGAGCGCGACTCGGGCGGAGACATCTTCGTCCACTTCAGCGCCATTGTGGCTGAAGGCTTCCGTACCCTGAAGGAGGGCCAGCGGGTGGAGTTTGTGGTTGGCGACAGCGACAAAGGCCCGCAGGCACAAGACGTTGCAGTCATAGACTAA
- the rdgB gene encoding RdgB/HAM1 family non-canonical purine NTP pyrophosphatase, with the protein MPKLLIATNNPGKVEEFQALLATQRLPLQLCTPAELGLALDPPETGSTYMENAAIKALAFAQASGLPALADDSGLEVAALAGAPGLHSARYSPKPGATDADRRAYLLEQLAAQGTPPPWPARFYAALCLALPDGQTFFAEGECVGEITLAERGSGGFGYDALFVVAGTGLTMAELSFEHKNQLSHRARAVQAMRAQLSAIDGQA; encoded by the coding sequence ATGCCCAAATTGCTGATCGCCACCAACAACCCCGGCAAGGTGGAGGAATTCCAGGCTTTGCTGGCCACCCAGCGCCTGCCGCTCCAGCTGTGCACCCCGGCCGAGCTGGGCCTGGCGCTCGACCCGCCCGAGACGGGCAGCACCTATATGGAGAATGCGGCCATCAAGGCCCTGGCCTTTGCCCAGGCCAGTGGGCTGCCGGCCCTGGCGGACGACAGCGGGCTGGAGGTGGCGGCCCTGGCGGGCGCGCCGGGGCTGCACTCGGCGCGCTATTCACCCAAGCCGGGCGCTACGGACGCCGACCGGCGGGCCTACCTGCTGGAGCAGCTGGCGGCGCAGGGCACGCCGCCGCCGTGGCCGGCCCGCTTTTATGCCGCGTTGTGCCTGGCGTTGCCGGATGGCCAGACCTTTTTTGCGGAAGGCGAGTGCGTGGGCGAGATCACCCTGGCCGAGCGCGGCAGCGGCGGTTTTGGCTACGATGCGTTGTTCGTGGTAGCCGGGACGGGGCTGACGATGGCGGAGCTGAGCTTTGAGCACAAGAACCAGCTGAGCCACCGGGCGCGGGCAGTGCAGGCGATGCGCGCGCAGCTTTCAGCGATTGATGGTCAGGCGTAA
- a CDS encoding DUF177 domain-containing protein: MAKSNPLRINVGFLVKADAGYSRTIEFDVGEMVLSDDFTVTDLKGAVTFGRTPQGLVAQVNLSGRTAADCARCLDPFELAIATDFTELYAFDERSVTESHLLVPPSHQIDLAPLAREYLLLDMPITPLCRPDCKGLCSECGANLNHTDCGHTQATADAPPTPDDEAADPRFAALKDLLDPKE, translated from the coding sequence ATGGCTAAAAGCAACCCTCTACGCATAAATGTAGGCTTCCTGGTCAAAGCCGATGCCGGTTACAGCCGCACCATCGAGTTCGACGTGGGCGAAATGGTGCTCTCCGATGATTTCACCGTGACCGACCTCAAGGGTGCGGTGACCTTTGGCCGCACCCCCCAGGGCCTCGTCGCCCAGGTCAACCTCAGCGGCCGCACCGCCGCCGACTGTGCCCGCTGCCTCGACCCCTTTGAGCTGGCCATCGCCACCGATTTCACCGAGCTGTACGCCTTCGACGAGCGCTCGGTGACCGAATCCCATCTGCTCGTGCCACCCAGCCACCAAATTGACCTGGCCCCGCTGGCCCGCGAGTACCTGCTACTGGATATGCCCATCACCCCGCTGTGCCGGCCAGACTGCAAGGGCCTGTGCAGCGAGTGCGGTGCCAACCTGAACCACACCGATTGCGGCCACACCCAGGCCACCGCCGATGCTCCACCCACCCCGGACGACGAGGCCGCCGACCCGCGCTTCGCCGCCCTCAAAGACCTGCTGGACCCGAAAGAGTAG
- a CDS encoding sigma-70 family RNA polymerase sigma factor: MSFQSHPDDDAPEQPVMFEDNPLEELANNTSPGGFMPDEMQDFERLRWHYANDEDADDDSLATLGTTEPDADAAEAYELPPDEVIDTVGLYLKEMSAVPLLNMEQEVSLAKRIEAAKKALAQLKKLQGKDSKRAQLEAIVEDGRQARDHLIRANTRLVVSIAKKYMSRGVPFLDLIQEGNLGLMKAVSKFDHRRGFRFSTYATWWIRQTITRAIADQGRTIRVPVHMIDRIRLLYKTAHTLEQKNGQPPSLDELAKEMKEDVGKIDWMLRVSWLPLSLESPVGDEEDSELGMFVEDENSPSPSQTAYKNMMEQKVHEVLGTLSPREARILRLRFGLENGRYYTLEEVGEKFGLTRERIRQIEGKALRRLRHPLRARQLRDYIQGT; the protein is encoded by the coding sequence ATGTCTTTTCAGTCCCATCCTGATGACGACGCACCGGAGCAGCCGGTGATGTTCGAGGACAACCCGCTCGAGGAGCTGGCCAATAACACCAGCCCCGGCGGCTTCATGCCGGATGAGATGCAGGATTTTGAGCGTCTGCGCTGGCACTACGCCAACGATGAAGACGCCGATGACGACAGCCTGGCCACCCTCGGCACCACGGAGCCGGATGCGGACGCCGCCGAAGCGTACGAACTGCCGCCCGACGAGGTCATTGACACCGTAGGCCTATACCTGAAGGAAATGTCGGCCGTGCCCCTGCTCAACATGGAGCAGGAGGTCAGCCTGGCCAAGCGCATCGAGGCCGCCAAGAAAGCGCTGGCCCAACTCAAGAAGCTGCAAGGCAAGGATTCGAAACGCGCTCAGCTTGAAGCCATCGTGGAAGATGGCCGCCAGGCGCGCGACCATCTCATCCGCGCCAATACGCGCCTGGTGGTCAGCATCGCCAAGAAGTACATGAGCCGCGGCGTACCCTTCCTCGACCTGATTCAGGAGGGCAACCTGGGCCTGATGAAAGCGGTCAGCAAGTTTGATCACCGCCGCGGCTTCCGCTTCTCCACCTATGCCACCTGGTGGATCCGCCAGACCATTACCCGCGCCATTGCCGATCAGGGGCGCACCATCCGTGTGCCGGTGCACATGATCGATCGCATTCGCCTGCTGTACAAGACCGCCCACACGCTGGAGCAGAAGAACGGCCAGCCGCCCTCATTGGATGAACTGGCCAAAGAGATGAAAGAGGACGTGGGCAAGATCGATTGGATGCTGCGCGTCAGCTGGCTGCCGCTCTCGCTCGAGAGCCCGGTCGGCGACGAGGAAGACTCCGAGCTGGGCATGTTCGTCGAAGACGAGAACAGCCCCAGCCCCAGCCAGACCGCCTACAAGAACATGATGGAGCAGAAGGTGCACGAAGTGCTCGGTACGCTCAGCCCGCGTGAAGCCCGCATCCTGCGCCTGCGCTTCGGCCTCGAGAACGGGCGCTACTACACCCTCGAAGAAGTCGGCGAGAAGTTTGGCCTCACCCGTGAGCGCATCCGCCAGATCGAGGGCAAAGCCTTGCGCCGCCTGCGCCACCCGCTACGCGCCCGCCAACTACGCGATTACATTCAGGGCACCTAG
- a CDS encoding NifU family protein: MTEASTQVLDITPAASEKIAELIRTRGKEGLAVRVGIRGTLPGGGYQTEFKFQERTNATPEDIIQPAGEFDFLFAPDVADKVKGCRVDYDDQRYAAGFNIEYPPTPFGPPAERVRTDWTEPLAIQVQQVINDFINPGVAGHGGWVLLTDVKNTSVYVEMGGGCQGCGLSAVTLRQGIERAIMDAVPEVKEVIDITEHGEGENPYYSQEAAQGMGASPLA; encoded by the coding sequence ATGACTGAGGCAAGCACCCAAGTATTGGACATAACTCCCGCAGCCAGCGAGAAGATCGCTGAGCTGATTCGCACCCGCGGCAAAGAGGGGCTGGCGGTGCGCGTAGGCATCCGTGGCACGCTGCCTGGCGGCGGCTATCAGACTGAGTTCAAGTTCCAGGAACGTACCAACGCCACCCCTGAAGACATCATTCAACCCGCCGGCGAGTTTGATTTTCTATTCGCGCCCGATGTGGCCGATAAGGTCAAGGGATGCCGTGTCGACTACGACGATCAGCGCTATGCGGCGGGTTTCAACATCGAGTACCCGCCCACCCCGTTCGGTCCCCCGGCCGAGCGCGTGCGTACCGATTGGACTGAGCCGCTGGCGATTCAAGTGCAGCAAGTCATCAACGATTTCATCAACCCCGGCGTGGCCGGGCACGGTGGCTGGGTGTTATTGACCGATGTGAAGAACACATCGGTCTATGTAGAGATGGGCGGCGGCTGCCAGGGCTGCGGCCTCTCAGCCGTAACCCTACGCCAGGGCATCGAGCGCGCCATTATGGATGCGGTGCCTGAAGTGAAAGAAGTCATCGACATCACCGAACACGGTGAGGGCGAGAACCCGTATTACTCGCAAGAGGCCGCCCAAGGCATGGGTGCATCCCCATTAGCCTAG
- a CDS encoding metalloregulator ArsR/SmtB family transcription factor has protein sequence MSAETELIEFFKALAEPKRLKIAGILAQAPHAVEELASLLQLSEATVSHHLSILGRANLVRARADGHYSIYELNTDRLESMAERLLAKDTLPAMAADVDMQAYDRAVLRNFRGADGRLATLPAQRRKLEVVLRHAASLFKPGKRYPENEVNKILSRLHADTASLRRGLIEFKLMQRANGEYWLVFR, from the coding sequence ATGAGCGCTGAAACCGAACTGATCGAGTTTTTTAAAGCCTTGGCCGAGCCCAAACGGCTCAAGATCGCCGGCATCCTGGCCCAGGCACCGCATGCGGTGGAGGAGCTGGCCAGCCTGTTGCAGCTTTCAGAGGCGACCGTCTCGCATCACCTCAGCATCCTTGGCCGCGCCAATCTTGTGCGCGCCCGCGCGGACGGGCATTACAGCATCTACGAGTTGAACACGGACCGTCTGGAGAGCATGGCCGAGCGTCTGCTGGCCAAAGACACCTTGCCCGCCATGGCGGCCGATGTGGACATGCAAGCCTATGACCGTGCCGTGCTACGCAACTTCCGCGGGGCGGATGGCCGGTTGGCTACACTGCCTGCCCAACGCAGGAAACTAGAAGTCGTGCTGCGCCATGCGGCCAGCTTGTTCAAACCAGGCAAGCGCTATCCTGAAAACGAGGTCAACAAAATTCTGAGCCGCCTACACGCGGATACGGCCAGCCTGCGTCGTGGCCTCATCGAGTTCAAGCTGATGCAGCGCGCCAATGGAGAATACTGGCTAGTGTTTAGGTAG
- a CDS encoding phosphatase PAP2 family protein translates to MPKKASNPPIVENLQDQVEGLQEQVKPDPRAHKRPLPYRIGIFVACLAGLLFLLSYAPPEQREVLWRAMTLQRNLIVPMLTLGLLALSLLWARGQEIDNRAFLFFNLRGRRPRWLDIALGTFSQLGSGILAIGLAVYFLRSNRDLSLQLVLGTLTLSLMVEVIKALTDRARPFLANPNARVVGWREPGRSFPSGHTSQIFFLAALLNHQMEPGLVLGGLMYAIAAGVGFTRMYVGAHYPRDVVGGALLGLMWGTLANLIDPYWVPFFLVFG, encoded by the coding sequence ATGCCCAAAAAAGCCTCCAATCCCCCCATCGTTGAAAATCTGCAAGACCAAGTCGAAGGCCTGCAAGAGCAGGTCAAGCCCGATCCGCGGGCTCACAAGCGGCCGCTGCCCTACCGCATCGGCATCTTTGTGGCCTGCCTGGCCGGCTTGCTGTTCCTGCTCAGCTATGCACCGCCTGAGCAACGTGAAGTCCTGTGGCGCGCCATGACCCTCCAGCGCAACCTCATCGTCCCCATGTTGACGCTGGGGTTGCTGGCGCTCTCGCTGCTGTGGGCCCGCGGCCAGGAGATTGATAACCGCGCTTTCCTATTCTTCAACCTGCGCGGCCGCCGCCCGCGCTGGCTGGATATTGCCCTGGGCACCTTCAGCCAGCTGGGCAGCGGCATATTGGCCATCGGCCTGGCCGTGTATTTCCTGCGCAGCAACCGCGATCTTTCGCTGCAACTGGTGCTGGGCACCCTGACCCTCTCCCTGATGGTCGAAGTGATCAAGGCGCTGACAGACCGCGCCCGTCCCTTCCTCGCCAATCCCAATGCCCGCGTCGTAGGCTGGCGCGAACCCGGGCGCTCGTTCCCCAGTGGGCATACCTCGCAGATATTCTTTCTGGCCGCGCTGCTCAACCACCAGATGGAGCCTGGCCTGGTGTTGGGCGGGCTTATGTATGCGATTGCGGCCGGAGTCGGCTTCACGCGTATGTACGTTGGCGCCCATTACCCGCGCGATGTGGTGGGTGGCGCGCTGCTGGGCCTGATGTGGGGTACGCTGGCCAATCTGATCGATCCCTATTGGGTGCCGTTCTTTCTGGTATTCGGATAA